From Deltaproteobacteria bacterium HGW-Deltaproteobacteria-4, one genomic window encodes:
- a CDS encoding EamA/RhaT family transporter, which translates to MKSSSTSRPLAEFLLVTVTLFWGATFPIVKEAVSEVPVLCFLWVRFALAALLLAAFAGPRLLTLDRRGILRGVFLGGLLFASYAFQTFGLEITSSANAGFLTGLNVVWVPLLAGPLLGKHPAVGAKAGVFIALFGLLLLTWHTPWTLNFGDLLVVICSLFVALHILGLDKWTAGYDGRALAFVQIATMAILGFFGSLIWEPVTWPRQWSGSLLTALIITAVFATVYAFWVMTTFQRLTTPTRAALIYTLEPVFAAIFSVWLAGDRLTTLAWIGGGFIVAGMLVAELWPTPRAVIPGDALVESSFKGD; encoded by the coding sequence ATGAAATCTTCGTCCACCTCGCGTCCTCTGGCAGAATTTCTGCTGGTTACCGTGACCCTCTTCTGGGGGGCGACCTTTCCGATCGTCAAAGAGGCGGTTTCCGAGGTGCCGGTCCTTTGTTTCCTTTGGGTCCGCTTTGCCCTCGCCGCCCTGCTTTTGGCAGCATTTGCCGGGCCGCGCCTGCTTACCCTTGACCGTCGCGGCATCCTCCGCGGCGTCTTTCTTGGTGGGCTCCTCTTTGCCTCTTATGCTTTTCAGACCTTCGGCCTGGAGATCACTTCTTCGGCGAATGCCGGATTTTTGACCGGACTTAACGTCGTCTGGGTCCCTCTTCTGGCTGGTCCTCTGCTTGGTAAGCACCCCGCTGTCGGTGCAAAGGCAGGTGTCTTTATTGCCTTGTTCGGGCTCCTCCTCTTGACCTGGCATACTCCCTGGACCCTTAATTTCGGCGATCTGCTGGTGGTGATCTGTTCCCTTTTTGTTGCCCTGCATATTCTTGGTCTTGATAAATGGACGGCCGGTTATGACGGGCGCGCCCTCGCCTTTGTGCAGATTGCCACCATGGCAATTCTCGGGTTTTTCGGCAGCCTGATCTGGGAACCGGTCACCTGGCCCCGGCAGTGGAGCGGAAGTTTACTGACCGCACTCATCATTACCGCGGTTTTTGCCACGGTCTATGCTTTCTGGGTGATGACGACCTTTCAGCGCCTCACCACCCCGACCCGCGCTGCCCTGATCTACACCCTGGAGCCGGTCTTTGCCGCCATCTTTTCGGTCTGGCTGGCGGGCGATCGCCTCACCACTCTGGCGTGGATTGGTGGCGGGTTCATCGTCGCCGGTATGCTGGTGGCAGAACTCTGGCCGACGCCGCGGGCCGTGATCCCCGGCGACGCTTTGGTTGAAAGTTCTTTTAAGGGCGATTAG
- a CDS encoding porin has translation MKKSMKFLIAALALAALTTPAFALEHEVSGRFASFYEVSNYTDANSLEGNLQKSAPTSNWFDQRLRLGYNVKADANVKLVTKFELDYTFWGNSSYATGRNQGGAIGADSVNLETKNIYLDWTVPSHNLNAKVGMQGYGDAFSGIIFSSDMAGILLSHGCTNATTSVGFFRWNDSLNSGSFPGKDTQDLFVVDATYNINKDLKVGAAYYYIQDDTTAGVDAKVHTLGVNANAGLGKVNVNAFLLGQTGDYDATTYAKGYAAKLAANTAVGTGTLRADVLYVAGGDNQLYVTGDLVGYYDNEMMILSRDKNQTTIDNALVYDLNNRGEGVMMASLGFDQPFSSTLTGSANVGFASVADNVNKKGRDTIGTEFNVEVVKKATDNINLSARAAYVVLGDRDSALDADNPYAVMTMIDYKF, from the coding sequence ATGAAAAAGAGCATGAAATTTCTGATTGCAGCGTTGGCCCTGGCCGCCCTCACCACCCCCGCTTTCGCTTTGGAACATGAAGTTTCCGGTCGATTCGCATCGTTTTATGAAGTCAGTAACTACACTGACGCCAACAGCTTAGAGGGAAATCTGCAAAAATCGGCACCGACCTCCAACTGGTTCGACCAGCGTCTTCGCTTGGGCTATAACGTCAAAGCCGACGCCAACGTCAAGCTTGTGACAAAATTTGAGCTCGACTACACTTTCTGGGGTAACAGCTCCTACGCCACCGGTCGCAACCAAGGCGGCGCTATCGGCGCTGACTCTGTCAATCTCGAGACCAAAAATATCTACCTCGACTGGACCGTCCCTTCCCATAATTTGAATGCCAAAGTCGGTATGCAGGGTTATGGCGACGCCTTCAGCGGCATTATCTTCAGCTCGGACATGGCCGGCATCCTCCTCTCCCACGGTTGCACCAACGCCACCACCTCAGTCGGCTTCTTCCGCTGGAATGACTCTTTGAATAGTGGCAGCTTTCCAGGAAAAGATACTCAGGATCTTTTCGTTGTTGATGCTACATACAACATCAACAAAGACCTGAAGGTCGGGGCTGCTTACTACTACATTCAAGATGATACCACCGCAGGAGTTGATGCGAAGGTTCACACTCTCGGAGTCAATGCCAATGCGGGTTTAGGGAAAGTGAATGTTAACGCTTTCCTCCTTGGGCAGACCGGTGACTACGATGCCACTACCTATGCCAAGGGCTATGCCGCCAAACTCGCCGCCAACACCGCCGTAGGTACTGGCACCCTGCGCGCCGACGTCCTTTATGTTGCAGGTGGTGATAACCAGCTTTACGTGACTGGTGATCTCGTCGGTTATTACGACAACGAGATGATGATTCTGTCCCGCGACAAGAACCAAACCACCATCGACAACGCTTTGGTCTATGACCTCAACAACCGTGGTGAAGGGGTCATGATGGCCTCCCTCGGCTTCGACCAGCCCTTCTCTTCGACCCTCACCGGCAGCGCCAATGTTGGCTTTGCCTCAGTTGCTGACAATGTCAACAAAAAGGGCCGCGACACCATCGGCACTGAATTCAATGTCGAAGTCGTGAAAAAGGCGACCGACAACATTAATCTCAGCGCCCGCGCTGCCTACGTCGTTCTTGGTGACCGCGATTCCGCCTTGGATGCAGACAACCCTTATGCCGTGATGACCATGATCGATTACAAGTTCTAA
- a CDS encoding peptide ABC transporter ATP-binding protein — MIKTSHVLKIFSGRGQTVRAVDDVSTEIARGEVVVIIGPSGSGKSTFLRCLNGLEEFDAGNIIIDGVDLADRKTDINLVRREVGMVFQQFNLFPHKTVLENITLAQTTVRKRSPVEAETKGRALLAKVGIAEKEAEYPSRLSGGQQQRVAIARALAMDPKVILFDEPTSALDPEMVGEVLDVMKQLAREGMTMVVVTHEMGFAREVADRILFMDQGRIVEEGTPETFFTAPKEERTKLFLHQIL, encoded by the coding sequence GTGATTAAGACTTCTCATGTCCTTAAAATCTTTAGCGGCCGGGGTCAGACTGTTCGCGCTGTCGATGATGTCAGCACTGAAATCGCCCGCGGCGAAGTCGTCGTCATCATCGGCCCCTCGGGTTCGGGGAAGTCGACCTTCCTGCGCTGCCTGAACGGGCTGGAAGAGTTCGATGCCGGGAACATCATCATCGACGGAGTCGATCTGGCTGATCGCAAGACCGATATCAATCTGGTGCGTCGCGAGGTCGGCATGGTCTTCCAGCAGTTCAACCTCTTTCCACACAAAACCGTTTTGGAAAATATCACCCTGGCGCAGACCACCGTCCGCAAGCGTTCGCCGGTCGAGGCCGAGACTAAGGGGCGCGCCCTCCTCGCCAAGGTCGGGATTGCCGAAAAAGAGGCCGAATACCCATCCCGCCTTTCCGGCGGACAGCAACAGCGGGTAGCAATCGCCCGGGCCCTGGCCATGGATCCCAAAGTCATTCTCTTTGACGAACCGACCAGCGCCCTCGACCCGGAGATGGTCGGCGAAGTCCTCGATGTCATGAAGCAGCTCGCCCGCGAAGGGATGACCATGGTCGTCGTCACCCACGAAATGGGCTTTGCCCGGGAAGTCGCCGACCGGATTCTCTTTATGGATCAGGGGCGCATCGTTGAAGAAGGGACACCTGAGACCTTTTTTACCGCTCCGAAGGAAGAACGGACCAAACTCTTTCTCCATCAGATCCTTTAA
- a CDS encoding amino acid ABC transporter substrate-binding protein, with protein sequence MKRLTLLCCTLFALAGLFVSVATAADTLDEIKARGVLRVGMEPGYMPFELVNQKGEIIGFDVDMAKRMAKALGVKLELVSTAWDGIIPSLITGKFDVIMSGMTVTEERAQTVDFANPYIIIGQTALIRKDLAKKIQSYKDLNTAEYKISSKLGTTGEFAAKEMIPKAKYFSYETEHEALMELVNGKIDAFIYDAPYNAVAFAEKGQGKLIFLDKPFTEEPLGWAVRKGNPQFVAWLNDFLVKSKADGSYDKIYKKWFKDTSWLKEKGK encoded by the coding sequence ATGAAAAGGTTGACCCTGTTGTGCTGCACTCTCTTTGCTTTAGCCGGTCTCTTCGTGTCAGTTGCCACGGCAGCAGATACCCTTGACGAGATCAAAGCCCGCGGTGTGTTACGTGTCGGTATGGAACCGGGCTATATGCCCTTTGAGCTGGTCAACCAGAAAGGGGAGATCATCGGCTTTGATGTCGATATGGCCAAACGCATGGCCAAAGCTCTGGGCGTCAAGCTTGAACTCGTCAGCACCGCCTGGGACGGGATTATCCCCTCACTCATCACCGGCAAGTTCGACGTCATCATGAGCGGTATGACCGTGACCGAAGAACGCGCCCAGACCGTCGACTTTGCCAATCCCTATATCATCATCGGCCAGACCGCACTGATCCGCAAAGATCTCGCCAAAAAGATCCAGTCCTATAAAGATCTGAATACTGCCGAATACAAAATTTCCAGCAAACTCGGCACCACCGGGGAATTCGCCGCCAAAGAGATGATCCCCAAGGCGAAATATTTCTCCTACGAAACCGAACACGAAGCCTTGATGGAACTGGTGAACGGCAAGATTGACGCCTTTATCTACGATGCCCCCTACAATGCTGTTGCCTTTGCCGAAAAAGGCCAGGGGAAATTGATCTTCCTTGACAAACCGTTCACTGAAGAGCCTTTAGGATGGGCCGTGCGCAAGGGCAACCCCCAATTTGTCGCCTGGCTCAATGACTTTCTGGTCAAGAGCAAAGCCGATGGCAGCTACGACAAGATTTACAAGAAATGGTTTAAAGATACCTCCTGGCTGAAAGAAAAAGGCAAATAA
- a CDS encoding ABC transporter permease encodes MVVATKRVDYTWHWERVPGYFFYYSEELEKAPFDGLVTAITQQGELSTVTVKAEDGELFSIEVETAGVKVKTGEELFEGDILGSNPGWHVGPLVKGLWTTIWISFLSGILGMILGLVTGLCRVSKNPTLRGLSITYIEIVRGTPLLVQIFIFYFFVGTVLNLDRLVAGVCALAIFSGAYVAEIIRAGIQSIPKGQSEAARSLGMNSFQTMVYIVLPQAFKRTLPPLAGQFISLIKDSSLVSVIAITDLSKAGREVITSSFATFEVWFVVAALYLAVTSVLSQLIFWVERRLSVSD; translated from the coding sequence ATGGTGGTCGCGACCAAACGGGTCGACTACACCTGGCACTGGGAACGCGTCCCCGGCTATTTCTTTTATTATTCTGAAGAGTTGGAGAAAGCCCCCTTTGATGGTCTGGTGACCGCGATCACGCAGCAAGGGGAACTGAGTACCGTTACTGTCAAAGCGGAAGACGGCGAGTTATTCTCGATAGAGGTCGAAACGGCGGGCGTCAAGGTAAAGACCGGCGAAGAGCTCTTTGAAGGGGACATCCTCGGCAGCAATCCCGGTTGGCATGTCGGCCCGTTGGTCAAGGGACTGTGGACGACGATCTGGATCTCTTTCCTGTCCGGTATCCTCGGCATGATTCTCGGCCTGGTCACCGGTTTATGCCGCGTCAGTAAAAATCCGACCCTGCGCGGCCTGTCGATCACTTACATCGAGATCGTCCGCGGCACCCCCCTGCTGGTGCAAATCTTTATCTTCTACTTCTTTGTCGGCACTGTCCTCAACCTCGACCGTCTCGTCGCCGGAGTCTGCGCCCTGGCGATCTTCTCCGGCGCTTATGTCGCCGAGATCATCCGCGCCGGCATTCAGTCGATCCCGAAAGGGCAGAGCGAAGCAGCTCGGTCGCTGGGGATGAATTCCTTTCAGACCATGGTCTACATCGTCCTGCCGCAAGCCTTCAAGCGGACGCTGCCGCCGTTGGCCGGACAATTTATCAGTCTGATTAAAGACTCCTCTCTGGTCTCGGTCATCGCCATCACTGACCTGAGCAAAGCCGGGCGCGAAGTTATCACCTCTTCCTTTGCCACCTTCGAAGTCTGGTTTGTCGTGGCCGCCCTTTATCTGGCCGTCACCTCGGTCTTGTCACAACTCATCTTCTGGGTCGAGAGGAGGCTGTCGGTCAGTGATTAA